From Leptolyngbya sp. KIOST-1, one genomic window encodes:
- a CDS encoding glycosyltransferase, whose protein sequence is MPPTLHLWTPGLFDFKGGIQTYSGFLLEGLQTVLPTAHIRVFTLHDRSTTLPPSASPRLSYHTTGDRHPRLRTAAFAAQTFQAALTDRPDLIITTHVNFTPVAYELKRWAKLPYWAIAHGFEAWEVEKPQVRRGMAKADQILAVSEFTRDRIRQSQGLSNLGVLPNTFDADRFRVAAKPPHLLQRYGLRPDQPVILTVNRLAAGEAFHSYDQILAALPAIRQALPDVHYLIVGKGDDRPRLEQLIADRHLEDCVTLAGFVPDADLPDHYALCDVFAMPSQLEGFGIVYLEAMACGKPIVAGFDGGQDALQHGALGALVDPQAIDALGETLIAILTGQYPNPLIYQPQALRQSAIAAFGFQTFQHLLSDHLITQFTTDRAAPLPTLQPSPQ, encoded by the coding sequence ATGCCACCCACCCTCCACCTCTGGACCCCCGGCCTCTTCGACTTCAAAGGCGGCATCCAAACCTACTCTGGTTTTCTGCTGGAGGGTCTACAGACCGTGTTGCCCACCGCCCATATCCGCGTCTTTACCCTGCACGATCGCTCAACCACCCTGCCGCCCTCCGCCTCGCCCCGGCTCAGCTACCACACCACGGGCGATCGCCATCCCCGCCTGCGCACCGCCGCCTTTGCGGCCCAAACCTTCCAGGCCGCCCTGACCGATCGCCCCGACCTGATCATCACTACCCACGTCAACTTCACCCCCGTGGCCTATGAGCTGAAGCGATGGGCAAAGCTGCCCTACTGGGCGATCGCCCACGGGTTTGAGGCCTGGGAGGTGGAGAAGCCCCAGGTGCGGCGGGGCATGGCTAAGGCCGACCAAATCTTGGCGGTGAGCGAGTTTACCCGCGATCGCATCCGCCAGTCCCAGGGGCTCTCCAACCTCGGCGTTTTGCCGAACACCTTCGATGCCGACCGCTTCCGGGTTGCAGCCAAACCGCCCCACCTGCTCCAGCGCTACGGCCTACGGCCCGACCAACCCGTCATTCTCACCGTCAACCGGTTGGCTGCCGGGGAAGCGTTCCACAGCTACGACCAGATTTTGGCGGCGCTACCCGCCATTCGCCAGGCGCTGCCCGACGTCCACTACCTGATCGTCGGTAAAGGGGACGATCGCCCCCGCCTGGAGCAGCTGATCGCCGATCGCCACCTGGAGGACTGCGTCACCCTGGCCGGGTTTGTGCCCGATGCCGACCTGCCCGACCACTACGCCCTCTGCGACGTGTTTGCCATGCCCAGCCAGTTGGAGGGCTTTGGCATTGTCTACCTGGAGGCGATGGCCTGCGGCAAACCCATTGTGGCCGGCTTTGACGGCGGCCAGGATGCCCTCCAGCACGGTGCCCTGGGTGCCCTGGTCGACCCCCAGGCCATCGATGCCCTTGGCGAAACGCTGATCGCTATCCTCACCGGTCAGTATCCCAATCCGTTGATTTACCAACCCCAGGCCCTGCGGCAGAGTGCGATCGC
- a CDS encoding glycosyltransferase, producing the protein MPAVSPRPISLASVDMNAPRSPRRRVLLVSPHFPPVNAPDHQRLRTALPYLEALGWEAEILTVNPEDVPHPQDEWLMQTLPPALPIHRAGALPKSITRWVGLGHVGWRCLPYLARLGDRLLAGQSFDLVFFSTTLFPVMILGPYWQRRFGVPFAVDFQDPWRVDAAPAGQHRPGGRLKYGLDKALAAFWEPRVMAGVSQVMAVSAAYTQTLQARYPWLRPEQFTVLPFGAPEADFAQLAHWPIQQTHFDPSDGRQHWVYVGRGGPDMALAVQGLLLGLQQVRSQQPDLADRVHLHFIGTSYAPAGRALKTIEPIATACGVADLVTEHPQRVPYFEAQKLLTDSDAVLLIGSSDPQYTASKLYPAVLAKKPILAVFHTASSVVDILHQTQAGTAVTFDAHTSPVQLARQLAAPLHTLLAQPKPSPPTTDWDAFAPYTARAMTQTLCQVFDRCVRSP; encoded by the coding sequence ATGCCTGCTGTCTCCCCCCGGCCCATTTCCCTAGCTTCTGTAGACATGAATGCGCCCCGATCGCCCCGGCGGCGGGTGCTGCTGGTCAGCCCCCACTTTCCGCCCGTCAATGCGCCCGACCATCAGCGCCTGCGCACGGCCCTCCCCTACCTGGAGGCGTTGGGTTGGGAGGCCGAAATTCTCACGGTCAACCCCGAGGACGTGCCCCACCCCCAGGACGAGTGGCTGATGCAGACGCTGCCCCCGGCCCTGCCCATTCACCGGGCCGGGGCGCTACCCAAATCGATCACCCGCTGGGTGGGGTTGGGCCACGTGGGCTGGCGGTGTCTGCCCTACCTGGCCCGGCTGGGCGATCGCCTGCTGGCCGGGCAGTCCTTCGACCTGGTCTTTTTCTCCACCACCCTTTTTCCGGTGATGATTCTCGGCCCCTACTGGCAGCGGCGGTTTGGCGTTCCCTTCGCGGTCGATTTTCAAGATCCCTGGCGGGTGGATGCCGCCCCGGCGGGTCAGCATCGCCCCGGTGGCCGCCTCAAGTACGGCCTCGATAAGGCCCTGGCCGCCTTCTGGGAGCCCCGGGTGATGGCGGGGGTGAGCCAGGTGATGGCGGTGTCGGCGGCCTACACCCAGACCTTGCAGGCCCGCTATCCCTGGCTGCGACCGGAGCAGTTCACCGTGCTGCCCTTTGGGGCACCGGAGGCCGACTTTGCCCAGCTGGCCCACTGGCCCATACAGCAGACCCACTTTGACCCCAGCGATGGCCGCCAGCACTGGGTCTACGTGGGCCGAGGCGGGCCGGATATGGCGTTAGCGGTGCAGGGGTTGCTGCTGGGATTGCAGCAGGTGCGATCGCAGCAACCCGACCTAGCCGACCGGGTCCACCTCCACTTCATCGGCACCAGCTATGCCCCCGCCGGACGAGCGCTCAAAACCATCGAACCCATTGCCACCGCCTGCGGGGTCGCTGACTTGGTCACCGAGCACCCCCAGCGGGTGCCCTACTTCGAGGCACAGAAGCTGCTGACTGATAGCGACGCCGTGCTGCTGATCGGCTCCAGCGACCCCCAGTACACGGCCTCCAAGCTGTACCCGGCGGTGCTGGCCAAAAAGCCGATCCTCGCTGTCTTCCACACCGCCAGTTCGGTTGTGGATATTCTGCACCAGACCCAGGCAGGCACCGCCGTCACCTTCGACGCCCACACCTCCCCAGTGCAGCTCGCCCGCCAGCTCGCTGCCCCCCTGCACACCCTGCTGGCCCAGCCGAAACCTAGCCCGCCCACCACCGACTGGGACGCCTTTGCCCCCTACACCGCCCGCGCCATGACCCAAACTCTCTGCCAGGTATTCGATCGCTGTGTCCGCTCTCCCTAG
- a CDS encoding glycosyltransferase family 4 protein: MLRLAIITSHPIQYYAPWFQHLSATAGLNLRVFYLWDFGITQQADRQFNQAIQWDIPLLEGYDHEFVPNTSKRPGTSHFWGLQNPTLIARVRAFQPDAVLTMNYNYASLYRFLWTWRDTPLLFRGDSHRLVPETGLKAALKRGWITQLYKNFDACLYVGQANREYFRYHGVGDDRLFFSPHAIDNSRFMAQTAAADREAAVWKRDLGIPADHRVVLFAGKLIPKKRPLDLLEAFLRADLPQVSLLFVGSGSLEEAVREQAQASGHGYIYFAPFQNQSQMPRTYAAGDVLVLPSYGSGETWGLAVNEALCLGTPVIVSDRVGCAADLVKPGETGLVFAAGDVDALTNCLKQAFDGQAQLLPNWGKAGQQHIQRYSYNEATQGLWGALSAQNKVWKPRFQPQISVG; this comes from the coding sequence ATGCTTCGTCTCGCCATTATTACCTCCCACCCTATTCAATACTATGCCCCCTGGTTTCAGCATCTAAGCGCTACGGCGGGCCTTAACCTGCGGGTATTTTATCTCTGGGATTTTGGCATTACCCAGCAGGCCGATCGCCAGTTTAATCAGGCGATTCAGTGGGATATTCCGCTGCTGGAGGGGTATGACCATGAGTTTGTGCCCAACACCAGCAAGCGACCGGGTACCAGCCACTTTTGGGGCCTGCAAAACCCAACGCTGATAGCCCGGGTGCGGGCTTTTCAACCCGATGCGGTGCTGACGATGAACTATAACTATGCCAGCCTCTACCGATTTTTGTGGACCTGGCGCGATACCCCACTGCTGTTTCGGGGAGATTCCCATCGGTTAGTGCCTGAAACGGGCTTGAAAGCGGCCTTAAAACGGGGTTGGATTACGCAACTCTACAAAAACTTTGACGCCTGCCTCTATGTCGGCCAAGCCAACCGCGAGTATTTTAGGTACCACGGTGTAGGGGACGATCGCCTGTTTTTCTCACCCCATGCGATCGACAACAGCCGGTTTATGGCGCAGACGGCCGCTGCCGATCGCGAGGCCGCCGTTTGGAAACGCGATCTGGGCATTCCGGCAGATCACAGGGTGGTTTTGTTTGCCGGAAAGCTGATTCCCAAAAAGCGACCACTGGATCTGCTAGAAGCGTTTTTACGGGCCGATTTGCCCCAGGTTTCTCTACTCTTTGTTGGCTCTGGCAGTTTAGAGGAGGCTGTTAGAGAGCAGGCCCAGGCATCGGGTCATGGCTACATCTACTTTGCTCCGTTTCAAAACCAGAGTCAGATGCCGCGCACCTACGCCGCTGGCGATGTGCTGGTGCTGCCGAGCTATGGCTCGGGTGAAACCTGGGGTCTGGCTGTCAACGAAGCCCTCTGTCTGGGAACGCCGGTGATTGTCAGCGATCGCGTAGGCTGTGCCGCCGATCTGGTCAAACCCGGCGAAACGGGGCTGGTTTTTGCGGCGGGGGATGTCGATGCGCTAACGAACTGCCTGAAACAGGCGTTTGACGGCCAAGCCCAGTTGCTACCGAACTGGGGAAAAGCAGGCCAACAACACATTCAGCGCTACAGCTACAACGAGGCCACCCAGGGGTTGTGGGGGGCTTTGTCCGCTCAAAATAAAGTTTGGAAACCTCGTTTTCAACCGCAGATTTCCGTTGGCTAA
- a CDS encoding glycosyltransferase family 4 protein, which yields MFPWIVPGVAALTVVGLTPLVQKIGLRFGYIDQPNARKIHRQPIVRIGGAGIFVGTCVSWIVASQWVPAGTENHIFLALLLGGLGFFATGFLDDLFNLSPFVRLGMQALLSAGVWSLGIRLDTLPLPGLTDTMPAWLSLLVTFLWLAGMANAINWLDGMDGLAAGTATVAAGVLAVGGWAVQPAIACMALGLAGATLGFLRYNAAPARIFMGDGGSYFLGFSLAAIAAVGLPSDGSFTTALLPFAVLLVPMLDMTLVIGARLSDRKSPFFPDQRHIHHRLMHANFPKSTVVWCIYSLTLLSGLSALTLLHSPLGWWLLGADLALFSLTMRSLWLPTATPAPVMGQ from the coding sequence ATGTTTCCATGGATAGTTCCCGGGGTTGCGGCCCTGACGGTAGTGGGCCTGACCCCACTGGTACAAAAAATCGGGTTGCGGTTCGGCTACATCGATCAACCCAATGCCCGCAAAATTCATCGCCAGCCCATTGTGCGCATCGGTGGAGCAGGCATTTTTGTTGGCACTTGTGTGAGCTGGATTGTGGCCAGCCAATGGGTGCCAGCAGGGACTGAAAACCACATTTTTTTGGCCCTTTTGCTGGGTGGTCTGGGCTTTTTTGCCACGGGCTTCTTAGATGACCTATTTAATTTGTCCCCCTTTGTCCGTCTGGGCATGCAGGCCCTGCTATCTGCCGGGGTGTGGAGCCTGGGAATTCGCCTAGACACCCTACCCCTGCCCGGCCTGACCGACACAATGCCCGCCTGGCTGAGCCTGCTGGTCACCTTCCTCTGGCTGGCCGGTATGGCCAACGCCATCAACTGGCTCGACGGCATGGATGGCCTGGCCGCAGGCACTGCCACTGTCGCCGCTGGGGTCCTGGCCGTTGGGGGCTGGGCAGTTCAGCCCGCGATCGCCTGTATGGCCCTGGGGCTGGCTGGAGCCACGCTGGGATTTCTCCGCTACAACGCCGCCCCGGCCCGCATCTTTATGGGGGATGGCGGCTCCTACTTTCTGGGGTTTTCCCTGGCTGCGATCGCAGCGGTCGGCCTGCCCAGCGACGGCTCGTTCACCACGGCGCTGCTGCCCTTCGCCGTGCTGCTGGTGCCCATGCTGGACATGACCCTGGTGATCGGAGCCCGGCTGAGCGATCGCAAGTCCCCCTTCTTCCCCGATCAGCGCCACATCCACCACCGCCTGATGCACGCCAATTTTCCCAAATCCACGGTGGTCTGGTGCATTTACAGCCTCACCCTGCTGTCTGGACTGAGTGCCCTGACCCTCCTGCACAGCCCCCTCGGCTGGTGGCTGCTCGGTGCCGATCTAGCGCTCTTCAGCCTCACTATGCGTTCCCTCTGGCTCCCAACAGCGACCCCAGCCCCAGTCATGGGCCAATAA